In one window of Echeneis naucrates chromosome 17, fEcheNa1.1, whole genome shotgun sequence DNA:
- the mrps14 gene encoding small ribosomal subunit protein uS14m: protein MAALRIACSGLNALYSSVCASKQALKSYWGSVDQVRSYYVNWRMLRDVKRRQMAFDYAEERLRINALRKNTILPKELQEVADKEIAALPRDSCPVRIRNRCVMTSRPRGVKKRWRLSRIVFRDLADHNRLSGVQRARW from the exons ATGGCGGCCCTGCGGATAGCATGTTCAGGGTTAAATGCCCTCTATTCTTCTGTCTGCGCCTCGAAGCAG GCCCTGAAGAGCTACTGGGGGTCTGTGGACCAGGTGAGGAGTTACTACGTAAACTGGAGGATGCTCAGGGATGTCAAGAGAAGGCAGATGGCCTTTGACTATGCTGAGGAGAGGCTACGGATCAATGCACTGAGGAAGAACACCATCCTGCCAAAAGAGCTTCAG GAAGTGGCAGACAAAGAAATTGCAGCCCTACCCAGAGACAGCTGCCCCGTGAGAATACGCAACAGGTGTGTGATGACCTCCCGACCCCGGGGAGTGAAGAAAAGGTGGCGATTGAGCCGCATTGTCTTCCGTGACCTGGCTGATCACAACCGGTTATCTGGGGTTCAGAGGGCAAGGTGGTGA